The following DNA comes from Octopus sinensis linkage group LG5, ASM634580v1, whole genome shotgun sequence.
agtaacgacagtacaaaatataaatggtaaaagacaggacaaggagaataacagtaacacaaagaagaagggctgttaagccgaacgagataaaattttttacgaacgctattttttgagaatgtatatgtatatatatagcaccacaACTACTGCCAACACCAATACAACTAACACCACAACTATAGAGACATCTCCACTACAACTATtatgactaccaccaccaatactaacaATACTCCTTTTTCAAAAAATGGAGCCGGAAGAGCCCTTCACAGTTACAAATAAGCACATCTCAACCATATTAATTAATAGAAAAGCACCCACTAGGGGTCATGAAGAAATTCTTCTTTTCATACATTTCTTCCTCTATTTCCACGCACTGAATTCATTAGACAACTGATAGCAGTGTATTTTATGACTATGACCTTATCTGCTGAGAGCCTTTAGAAAAGTATCTGTCCAGATGAACGGTCTCCACAACACAACCACTATTGCCTGATTCACGGCTTACAACAAAATGCATTTGCCAGTTGCTATGAATGCATCTTATCTGCAAAACTTTTTCACATTGATCTACTATTGGAACATCCCTTCTCTTACATTTATTACTAATACAAGTAATTGTGTTTTCAATTGCTGAAGTGAAATTTGgtgatattttgtaaataaatattaaaaattatgttGTGCAATATTCAAATACCTTTGAACAACTTTTAATGTAAGGAAAATGGGCTTTATTATAGATGCCAATATGTGCTTTATGAATACATTTCAGCACTGTACAGACTGGGAGGCCtactagtatataaatatatattaacatggctgtgtggcaagaagcttgcttctcaacgacatggttccaggttcagtcccactgcatggtaccttaggcaagtgtcttctactatagcctcaggccaaccaaagccttgtgagtagatttggtagacggaagctgaaagaagctcatcgagagagagagagtgtgtgtgtgtgtgtgtgtgtgtgtgtgtgtgtgtgcgtgcgtgtgtgtgtgtgtgtgtgtgtgtgtgtgtgttgtgtgtgtgtgtgtgtgtgtgtgtgtgtgtttgtctctcaacatatcttgacaactgatgctggtgtgttcatgtccccataacttggcagttcagcaaaagagacagatagaataagtactaggcttacaaaaaataagtctggGGGTTGATTTCTATGACTAAAAACTTCCAAGGTGGTATtccagaaagaagtaaaagagtaaaagaatatatatatatatctaaacacacacacacacatatatatatatctctgaagaggccgtggggcatccttgctaatgtctcatttatacctgccttatatggcttataggttaaatgaggcatgcttgcccttatggccgaaacagctgtcagatatgatataattatatattatattttatattttatatttctatttccttgtctaattatatttacaatatattttgtataatgcctttactgttatgtaatggtgtaataaagtattgattgggtatcatctgatggttgatgtttgattgatttaagtatgtttctccattttctaattttgtagttatatatatatatatatatatatatatatggagtgaatgcacaaatgaaagaaaagggcaTTCAATACATTTAGTTACAtgttacacatacaatatatatgtatttagcttctatgaaattcattcacaagacttttatcagctcagggctatagtagaagacatgtgcccaagccgccacacagtgggactgacctgCGACCAATTGATtgtcaagcaaacttcttacctcacagccacacctgtacctattatGTGTTGTAGTTAGaagtgtggctctgtggtaacatATGTACCcttatacaaaaacaaatgcagACACCCACCCATGCAGACACtggcatatacatctacatgaaaAAATCCCAcccagaaatgcatatatataagtatatatgcaaaaacacaGAAGCAGACTGGTTCACATGcacatactaacatatacacatacatacacaaacaaccacctacaaacaaatacagacatgcatgtatacacacacacatacatataaacatgcacacactcacgtgcacgcgcacacactcacgtacacacacgcacaaaaactcTAAGATATATAAACtcgcatgcacaaacatatacgctcacttacaaacaaacacattcatGCAGAGGCACACAAAGCccgacatatacacacaagcacgcacattaACACATACACCTGTATGCATAAACGCTCACCCACAAACACACgcttgtacacatgcatatgcacacacacacacagagtttgacATGTACATACACTGACAGACACATGCAAATATTAACATGTATACTTGCATCAGTAACAAACATAAAtaatcatacacaaatacatgtatacacatatatgcacacaaacaaacgcacacatgcacacaaacagatagacatgtacatgcaaacacataaacacatgcacaagcaAACACTAGCACGCATACTCACATCTCTAACAAACGTAAATGACCATccacaaatgcatatattcacacacacaaacacagatagacatgtatatacacacatataaatagatgaaCATGCAAACACTAACATGTATACTTACGTAAAGAAACGAACGTAAATAACAgcccacaaatgcatatatgtagatatatgcacacaaacacacagacattcacacacacacacacacacacacacacacacaaacataaacacaaggtGTTAGAAATCAGTTGTAAGGTTAATAGAACTGGCTCCGCTGCACAATTAACAAGTTTGACGTCAGAACACCTTCAATGTAACATCTTTTGTCTATGTACTGTTATGGAATCGAACGTACAATTCGATGCCAAGCTCTATTGATTTATCAATTTGCTAGTGACGTCGATAACACGTAGCTTAATGCCCTTTCGTCAGCAGACGGTTCTCTACTTTGTTGGAAtatcaatagaaataaaatgactcaactgatatatatatatgtgtgtgtgtgtgtgtgtgtgtgtgtgtgtgtgtgtgcgtgtgtgtgtgtatgtatgtatgtatgtatgtattaaaaaaactaaatatgtataaaacaatgtatatatatatatatactagcagtatcgcccggcgttgctcgggtttgtaagggaaataactatataagcatttttagagagttacttcccttatagatgccaattcgggctttcttagccatttctgttttggtgtcttcaagccatgaagtcgttgttctaaaagaacgctggtctccttgacaacgctttacgacgttgatttcctttcACTCCCtttcccacagcttcacgagggagggaagaagggggagaagcaaacaggtgcaggtgtgaccatggacgccaactccgccgccatcgacacacgaaaaattatgcattaaaatggaataaaaaatgatgttaaattatttttaaaatcgtagactcatcgtagacgtgcactaatactcagacgggctcgatatgaatcacgactataagatacccgaatttggttaaactgcaccgcaaaatgtgggagtagttaggaatctaaatcgaaggggacagacactcacacaactacagttttatatatatagatatatatatatatgtatgtatatacagtggtttgacaaaataatggaaacgcccaccatcatagcatcataattttgaaatatcaataaaaccgtcaagagcttgtttatttttatgttttctgatttattattagtgttgcttaatatgttttgctaaaattgctgtttcttttcagatatcattagaaaaaaacaattaaaattcattaaattcataaaatgacagatctatcggactttcaaagaggtccaattgctggtgctcgtatggcaggcgctagcataacgaaaacagccgaaatgtttgatgGATCAAGAAGGACTATTTAGGCGACCTTTGGACTcatacgcgaattgttagaatcGATCACAagagtacagctcccaaaattactgcagagcttaatgaccacatcgagaacccagtttccacaaaaactttgtcgggagctgcacaaagctggatttcacgggagggctgcaatcagaaaatcactactttctaaaacaaacgttgcaaagcgtttagagtggagtcaAAACCTACAGAATATGTCCCTAGAGAAatggaaaatgttattttctcggacgagccATACtctaccttatttccgaccaacggccgagtatacgtgcggagacagccaaaagaagcatttgacccagactgccttcttccaactgttaaacatggaggaggatctgtgatgatccgGTGGCCTATATCTTGGATATCCACCAGCCcaataagcattttatctgaccaaATTCAGCCTATGGTTGcgaaactgtttccggagggaaacgcaatctttcgggataataatgcaccaatctgcacagctaaagttgttactgcacaggagccagtccagcggcactggcaacgacctcgctcgaatgttttttcacgtgccaccagcacaagtgctagtaaggcgacgtatttttatatatgtatatatatatatatgtatttatatatgtatatatatttatatgtacatatatatgtatttatatatatgtatatatatatatatacatatatatatatacatatatatatatgtacatatatatgtacacacacacacatatatatatacttatacatgtatattatatttatatctatatattatacatatttatatatgtatacctatgacaacatggaagacagatgttaagtgatttatttgtatatatcgaATCCAGTGTAGCTGATACAACAATTTCTACATGGGTAGCACTAGGCTATTCACATCAAAGAGCATCAAAACACACGATCCTTCTCCTTCAGAAAACACTAAAACAGATGTCGAAACACCGACATAAACGTAACAGTCACAATTGAGACCAATGACAGAAATTTAGGAAATTTAGGAATTAAGGAGGCTATCCTCATAGACAACGGAGAACACCAAATTAACAATATGTCGAAAATTAACATTCACTGTCTTATTTAACAACAACGACACCCTGCACGCACGATGATAACATGCTCATATAACAAAACATTACATGAAAAAAAGAATCTTAATGCACATGTAATACATAACTTGGTAACAGCGCTACGAATATGCCAACACACACGAGCTCAAGACATGACTACTCTCATCCTCTTCGCGTGAGGAATTCTGGAAAGAACTTCCTGAGACCATTACAGGAACGCTTCTGACAGATTTCAATAACCGTtacagcagtggttctcatgcttttcaaaaaaattttaatagcaGTCcccttataatttttttaatgcctcACGGTCCCTTATAAAATCAAGGAGAATAACcacagtgaaaatatttttcaacttttatttatttcgaaAATGACAAAACTCAGTCATCAAATTTACATAGGATTTCAGTGAGATGGGTGCATCTGCTTCGCTTTCAACGAATCTTCCAAGTAAGGCTGTGTTTTTGACTGAGCCATCACTCACATCTAGTCTGTTTCAAGACTTTGTTTTGATGGTGAGTAAAGTTGAAAACGTAGTTTCGCACTCATAAGTAGTTGCGAACGGAATCAATATTTTTGGAGCCATCTTTGCGACATCAGGATATGACTGCGTCATTTGAATCCAAAAGTTGCTGTTGCACATCTGACTGAAAGATAGCTTTGCATCCCCATCATGCACCAAATCAATAAATTGTTTTTTGAATCATGTTGTCCTCTGAAGGCAAATCACTGACTGAGAATGCAAATGGGTTGTTAACAAAGTGACAGTACTTACCAAATTCCTGTAAGTcagaaaaatattgagaaatttcATCGCCAAGAATCGAAACATGGTTTTTTTCATCACCCCAAGGATATCATCATCGACTTGAAGTTCATTTTCGTCAAGAAATATGTTGAGCTGTGGAAATGGTGCAGGGTTCCTGCTTTCTAACTTTGAATGCTATAAAACGAGCTTCATTTTGAAAGCAGTCGATTTTTCATGATAGTGGAGCACCGTAACCTGTTTTCCTTGCAGTGCAACATTGATACGCTTTACGGATTCGAACATGTCAACTAAATATGACAAGCACGTCAGAAAATGGTTATCAGAGAAATTTTTGCACATGCCTGGTTTAGCATCTTTTAGAAAGTTATGTATTTCTTGTCGTAATATGAAAACTCTTCAGAACTTTGCCCCTCGAAAGCCATCTTACGTTTGAGTGCAACAAAAGAGTTTCGAATTCCAAATCATTTTCTTTGCATAACTCAGTAAACAGACGCAAGTTAAGAGCATTCACTTTAATGAAATAAACTGCTTTTATCATGTCATTCAGAACATTGTAAAACTCATCAGACATTGTTTTCACCATCAGTGCTTGACGATGAATAGTGCAGTgtgtgttacacattcatatctatgtgtatacgtgtgtagaatACTACCCTACCAACTAAAATTCAACCTCCTATTGACCAGGAAGAGACAAGGGCAAAGCTAGCAGCCACTCAAGAACAATCacagaaatattacaacaaacatgcacaataCTTACCTGAGATACTTGGAGGACAACATGTGCATACTCAAGATCCCATAACCAAAACATGGATTCCAGCACAGGTTGTCAGTAGAGCTGAAACTCCAAGATAGTATATAATAGAAACGGAATCTGGTGGGCAGCTGACACGCAACAGGGCCCACATCTGCCCAACACCAAAGCTGTCGAGGACAACGTGTACAACACCTGCTGCATCAgtgacaacacccacagaatcaTCACCCCAACGGGTACCAACCACCTATCAGCAGCCCAACAACACACCTCAGACACCGGTGCAAAGCACAAGATCCACCAGATGGAGAAAGAACATTCTGCCACCGGTTCGATaccgttaaaagaaaaaaaaaaagaaaatgaaaagataagTAGCGAATTCAGCTAGATTACAAAGCAGAGGCAGAATAATCACGATTTCTGCTGCAGGATTGCCACCTCACGCTGACAATCCATTAGAGTAAGGGAGAATACTTGTATTTGTCTTCACTACCAAAAGAcccctttatttttttcaagaagaagggatgttacacattcatatctatgtgtatacgtgtgtagaatacatccccactttggcactattttgttagtgaacagtacgAACTGTGTCTAAAAGTAATTATGTATCACTACGCTGAATGTTGACAGTTCGTGTAACATGAAAGagtaaataaacacataaaacaataacaatggctttCATATTGGTTGTCTATCCCATCAGAACTCAAACTACACATAACAGTGTGTACCAATAACATCTGGAAACGTTTCTTTCACCAAAGTCTGAAAACCAGAACAGCAACCAAGCATCGCCGGAGCACCATCGGTGCACATCCCAATAACAGGCTCCCACCTAATACCATGCGCATTGAAAAATCGGTCAACtttgacaaatattttctttgcagtTATCTTGGTACAAAACAAGAATTCGTCATCAAGGTGCTTGTCATGTACACAACGAACATAGACGCAAAGTTGGCGACATCCGTCGTTTCATCAAATTAGATtgcaaaaaatttttgggtagcaaaaaattttttGGCAGCAGTTATTTTCCTCAAAACCTCATAAGAGGCCTTCAGACCAGTCGTAATGTCTTGCGAAAACATTCCCATGTCATCAAGTCTGGACCCAATCAATCTTTCAGCTTTGCATTTGAAGAAGTCTGCATCTTTGTGAGTTGAACTGGGGTGCTTAGTTTCCAAGTGTCTCTTTAACCTACTGGGCGTTAGTGAAGTTGTTGCCAACACTTCGGAGCAAAAAACACACTGCGGTTTCTCTTCTCCACCAGAATTTATCACAGTTAAACCGATATTCAAATATGATTCGTCATATCTTATCTTTTTGGAGGCATTCTGAAGgcgaaaacaaaatataatgtaataatataatgtaatataatgtaacTATAACCTGAAGACGGACATTTTCAATGTACATCACTTAATTAGGTATTTTGAAAACAATTGAACAAATGACAAACAtggaaatatgcacacacaaaataaaaaatatgcattagttAAAAATCATATTCGGCACTCTAATTTTTCACTATTGTTTGCGGATAATAAAATGCTATCTGGAGCCCGAAATTTGGTCAATGAATACTAAAAGAAAAGACTTACTGGAATGATTGGGGTAACAACCGGTGTCATGGAGGatgtaaacagagaaagaaacgtCCGCAAAACAGAGGTGAAATAATTTCTAACTGAATTTTTTAGTAGCCTATAACAATCCCAATAATTTAATAGAATACAAAATAACACTTCGGCAAGAAGATACGTCTGTATTTAAGAAAAACCAAGTGTATTGTGTTTTTTATGCGTGATGCGTGTCTGATTACAAAACGTGTAAGAACGAGTCATATGAAGGGAACTTGGATGCGCATTAATGGTATTCGCGAAGGGGGGGGGAATTGATGAAAATCTAAAAGTcagtgatgatattgatgatgaactttgtcaataacacataGCCATACTAACTGAATTCCAGAAGAATCAAGAATCAGGCATTGATGGGCAGAGCAGACGTGTGTAGTCAAGGATGACTAAGGATATTGTGTCATTAAGAGAAAGGGTTCTTTGGCCGAGTTGACTTTGAGGTCACAAACGAGAGAGAGGCTAAAAAGGTCACGCAACTGAGTCAGCATAACTAGACCAGGAAAAAATTCACTCAAGAGGAAACATGCAATAAGGTCAATAACACAAAGAGAAATGTGAATGGTAGGTTTATCCTTCATTAAATCCCATCACAGGaggataaacaaataaattgcgTACATTCTCAATACAACTTTCCATCTCTTAATGTAGGTCGCAAGACTCGGTGTTTcggtggggtttttttctcagAGCTATGGTGACTTacttgtgggatgacgtcagtgGCTGGGAAGCTGACTGGAAGAGGGCGTAGGTAATGCGCACACAGGCGGGCGAAGACTGCGCCTTTTTCGATCGAGAAAGCCTTAAGTGCAGGACGTGTCAGTGCTTCATCAAGGTAAGagaaagcagctgctatttttagcgtttcGGGACGAGCCACGTGAAAGGATACGTTACCACCCGACAGGTTTGCGCCAACGAAGAGATGGTAGGTGTCTTACTTCTAATCTCCCGCATTCACTACAAGCTATTTTGGCACTCCACATAAGACGTCACCACGATGGCAGCTAAAATTAGGATCGCCAGCGACGTTATCAGGCCCTTTAATGGTgaaggcgatgtagtggcctggatgTGTAAAATCAAGCTTGTGGCGAGATTGCAAGGCATTAGCGACGTGGAGAGCTTTATGGCACTATATTTGGAAGGGAGCGCATTGACTCTATATCTTGAGATGGATGAAGAGCGACTGAGCGAGAAGATTGAGTGACGTCTGTGAGAGGCTTACACCGAGTGTGAGTATACAGCCATTGTTAAACTGGGAACGATTAGATGGACAGGAGAGCAGGTAGATGAATATGCGACGGAGGTGCGTAGGCTGGCCACCCTGGCTGAGTTTACGGGAGGAGGCCCGGGCAGAGCAGCGCGACTGGCATTCGTGAGTGGGTTCCCTGACGACGTAAGAATTCGACTGCAGCAATTATCCGGGGGCAAAAAGAAGGCGTTGAGCGAACTTGTAGCTCAAACTCACGTATTGACACGAAACACTGGAGGGAAGGCGATAGCGATGGCGGTAATGGAGGCGCATAATGACGGACGACAGCTGGAGAAAGATACGAAGAAGCATACCATTCAACGACAGCGGCCGTTCTCAGGCCGGTGTTTTAAATGTCAGAGATCACACATGGCGAGGAAGTGTACGCAACCGCGGCCTGTCTGCTTtcgatgcaggcagacagggcacGTCATCCGTGATTGCGACCAAGGAAATGGCCGTGGGAAATTGCTACCTTTCGAACTCTCTCCGCAAACGAGTAGAAGCGCTTGTGGAGATGCTGCCCATAATTGATGTCGAGGCTGAGGGGAAGACGTTCAACGACCTCGTGGATACGGGTTGAACGTCCGGGCGGTCGATGGCAGCGAAATCCGATGCAAGGGCAGCAGCAATGTAGAGAAGGCGGTGCGAGGCGCGACGCTAAGGCTGCAAGTAATCGTGATCGAACACGTGGTAGACGgggttgatgtggtgatggggatggacgccATCAACCGCCTCGGTGGTGTCAGGATTGCAGGAGATGAGGTCACGTTCGGAAACGTGGGGGCGTCGTGCACTGTGAGTCAGGATCGCCAGAGAGAGCAGAGCTCCGTTAGGGACTGCACCGCTTACACCATTTAGGAAAAAGATTTTCAGGCGGTGTTCGATGGTCGACGGTGGACGATAGAGTGGCGATGGAAAGACGAGCCCCCGATGCTGAAGAACAGGGTGAGTTGCTATCAGCGTACCCTGAAAGGTCACGCCAGGGTCAAGTTCGAAGACAAGGTAGAGAGATGAATCAAGGAAGGAGTCCTTATCCCGTGGAAGGAGGAGGTGGTGAGCGGAGTGCTACCTCTGATGGAAGTGGTGCAGCCGATgaagggaaaagtcagaccggtGCTGGACTTTAGAAAACTGATCGACCATATATCGTGCCACACGGGAGGTGAGGCGACGGACGTTTACGGCGAGACATTACGTGTGTGGAGACAGTCAACCAAGGCAGCGATGACTGTCTACTTGAAGTCGGCATATTTGCAGCTCTATGTGAAAGACAAACTGTGGCGATATCAGCTAGTGCGGTACAAAGGCGTGGTTGGGGGAACCGGTGGAGGCAAAGAAAGGGATAGCTGCGGTGTGTCTCCGAACTGAAGAGACTACATGCTATGCATCATTTGGGGGTGGGTAGGATCCAGTATCTCGCGAAGATGATTGATGCCAACGTTACTAGGAGAAGCATCCGGAAAGTGGTCGGGAGCTGTGGCAGGTGCCAATCCATTGACCCTGCTCCGTGTGGGCATGAGCAAGGAAACCTTTCCGTAGAGCACAACTGGAAGAGACTAGCTGTGGATGTGACGCACTACCGTCAGGGAATGTATCTCTCCATGGTCGACTGCGGGCCGGGCCGGATAGCCATTTGGAGGGAGGTGAGGATGGGCATTGCTGACGAGATTGCGCAGATTTtgaacgggatatttttagagaggGATCTCGTGGAAGAATTGCTAATGGACAACGGAGCGACGTTTCGTTCGGAAGCGTTGAGGGATATGCTCGACCGGTGGAAAGTGCGTCACTTGTTCAGAGCAGCATATAGGCCGAGCGTAGACAGGCACCATCGAACAATCAAGACCATAGGGGAAAGAGGTCAAATTTCGCCACTGGAAACAGTTTTCTGGTATAACATGTCTCCCCGATCCGGACAAGCTGAAGAATCTGTGCCAAACGGAGCAGTATTTAAATACGAATGGAGGCATCCCAGTAAAGCGCCGGAGGGccacgaggaagagaaggaacCCGCCTAcgtgaaaataggggaggaagttTGGGTTAACCCACCGAAGGCGCGTTGTACGTCTCAATGGAGCAGAAGAACGGTGACGGCggtcaattccagaaacaacGTGGTAGATTGTCGCTTCGTCGGATGACGACTGTGGAGAGGAAGAAAACGAGGTGCCTAGCTTGAGGAGAACTCGACGCATAAGGCGCCCACCTGGTTGGATGGTGGACTTCGACGTGGAGTAGTGAGTGTGATTTTTAAGATCAGGGTGGCATGTGGGATGATGTCAGcggctggggagctgaccgggaGAGGAAGGGCACGCACAAGCGGGCGAAGATTGCGTCTTTTTCGATCGGAGAAGCCGTGAATGTAGGACATGTCAGTGCTTCGTTAAGGTGAGGGAAAGCAGCTGCTAATTTTAGCGTTTCGGCACGGGCCACGTGAAAGGATACGTTACCATCGGACAGGTTTGCGCGAAGGAAGAGAAAGTAGGTGTCTTCTAATCCCCCGCATTCACTATACTACTTATACCTAGCTCCACTTGTCTGACAGACGCTTGGATACAGCTTCCGTTGTTATGTTAAGAAGTGTAGCGCAATGGTGGCAATGAGGTTTTTTGC
Coding sequences within:
- the LOC115212186 gene encoding zinc finger BED domain-containing protein 5-like yields the protein MTPVVTPIIPNASKKIRYDESYLNIGLTVINSGGEEKPQCVFCSEVLATTSLTPSRLKRHLETKHPSSTHKDADFFKCKAERLIGSRLDDMGMFSQDITTGLKASYEVLRKITAAKKFFATQKFFAI